TTTCTGGTGTCAGAAACAACGCGCAGACAGGATCCCCCCATGCAGACGTTCGCCACCCCCGCCCCGATCTCCGCCGTCCTGGAGGTCGCCGCCGGACGCATCCGGGTCATCGCCGCCGACCGGGCCGACACCACCGTCGAGATCCTTCCCGCCGACCCCGCCAGGAGCCGCGACGTGAAGGCGGCCGAGCGGACGACGGTCGAGTTCGCCGACGGCGTTCTGCGGATCCGCACCGCCGGCCCCGGGAACCAGTACCTCGGCCCCTCCGGATCCCTGGAAGTCACCGTCCGACTGCCCGCCGGCTCCCGCGTCGAGGCCACCACCGGCAGCTGCGAGCTGCGCAGCGCCGGACGCCTCGGTGACGTCGCCTTCGAAGGCGCGTACCGGCGGATCGAGATCGAGGAAGCCGCGAGCCTGCGCCTGACCGCCGTCGACGGCGACGTCGAGGTCGGCCGGCTGGGCGGCCCCGCAGAGATCAGCACCGCGCGGGGCAGCATCCGGATCGCCGAGGCCACCCGCGGACGGGTCGAACTCCGCACCCGGGCGGGCG
The Kitasatospora paranensis genome window above contains:
- a CDS encoding DUF4097 family beta strand repeat-containing protein, with translation MQTFATPAPISAVLEVAAGRIRVIAADRADTTVEILPADPARSRDVKAAERTTVEFADGVLRIRTAGPGNQYLGPSGSLEVTVRLPAGSRVEATTGSCELRSAGRLGDVAFEGAYRRIEIEEAASLRLTAVDGDVEVGRLGGPAEISTARGSIRIAEATRGRVELRTRAGDVTVGAARGVSAALDARTGHGRVDNALKNDGSTELDIHATTGQGDITARSL